In Phycisphaerales bacterium, the sequence CGCGGTCATGGGCCAGGTCTTCAACCTCGAAGAGGACACCGTCGGTGCGGTTATCTATGGCGATTACCTCCTCGTGAAGGAGGGCGACATGGTGAAGTCCACGGGGCGCCTCCTTGAAGTGCCGGTGGGCGAGGCGCTCTTGGGTCGCGTCGTCGATCCGCTGGGACGTCCCCTGGACGATCGCGGCCCGATCCAGTCGAGCGAGTTCCGCAAGGTGGACATCATCGCGCCGGGGATCGCCGAGCGTCAACCGGTGACCGAGCCGCTGCAGACGGGCATCAAGGCGATCGACGCGATGATCCCGATCGGCAAGGGGCAGCGCGAACTGATCATCGGCGACCGCAAGACGGGGAAGACGGCCGTCGCCATCGACACGATCATCAACCAGAAGCAGTACTGGGGGACCAAGGACGCGGTGGTGTGCATCTACGTCGCCGTCGGCCAGAAGGAATCGACTGTCGCGGGCGTCGTCGAGACGCTGCGCAAGAACGGGGCGATGGACTACACGATCGTGGTCTCGGCGTCGGCGTCGACGCCCGCGCCGATGCAGTACATCGCGCCGTACACCGGCTGCACCATGGGCGAGTTCTTCATGTGGCAGGGCAAGCACGCGGGGAGCAACCAACCCAAGCACGCCTTGTGCATCTATGACGACCTCTCCAAGCAGGCTGTCGCGTACCGCCAGTTGTCTCTGCTCCTCCGTCGTCCGCCAGGCCGCGAGGCGTACCCGGGCGACGTCTTCTATCTCCACTCGCGCCTCCTCGAGCGCGCCACCAAACTCAGCGATGAGAACGGCGCCGGCTCGCTCACGGCCCTCCCCATCATCGAGACTCAGGAAGGCGACGTGTCGGCGTATATCCCGACCAACGTCATCTCCATCACCGACGGGCAGATCTATCTCGAAGGCGAGCTCTTCTTCACGGGCGTCCGCCCCGCCATCAACGTCGGTATCTCGGTCAGCCGCGTCGGCGGCAACGCCCAGGTCAAGGCGATGAAGAAGATCTCGGGCTCCTTGCGACTCGACCTCGCCGCGGCCCGAGAACTCGAGGCCTTCGCCCAGTTGGGCACAGAACTCGACAAGGCGACGCAGCGCCAACTCGACCGCGGCCGCCGCATGGTGGAACTGCTCAAGCAGGGGCAGTACACGCCGTTCAACGTCGTGGACCAGATCGTCTCCATCTACGCCGGCACCAAGGGCTTCCTCGATGACATCCCCGTGGACAGGGTCCGCGAGTTCGAGGATGGCCTGCTCAGCCACCTGCAGGGCGTCGCGAAGCCGGTCTACGACGAACTCGCCCAGAAGAAGGCGATCGATGGCGAACTCGAGAAGAAACTCGATAGCGCCATCAACGCGTTCAAGGCCGGATTTAAGAAGTAGTCCAATCGCGGTCTTTGCCTCGCGACCAAGCCAAAGAAATCACAATGGACCCGAGGAGTTGTCTTCGGGTCTTTTCCTTTGGCGGCGTATCGGGATAGGTAGTGGGGGGGGGTGAGGTCGATTCTTCTTGGCGAGCCCGTCGAGTGCCGGTATGCTGCGTTCGGGTAAACAGGAGACTCGAGATGGCAAGGCCGAGCATGGGTTGGGTGATCGTCGCGGGTCTGCTCGTCTGCGGCGGCTGCGAGAGCGGCGCCCGGTCGGCGAGGATTCCCGAGCGGGTGCCCTTCGCGCCCCGTGACGGCAAGCCGCGAACGACTCCCGCGATCGATCTCACCAAGCCCGGCACGATCGCGCGAGGTACGGCGACGCCGGTGAAGCTCGACACGCGCGACCTGCCGAACGAAGTGGGACGGGAGACGCTGGCCACACGATCGTTCCGCGTGGGCGCGATGCTGGGGCCCGAGGGGGGCAAGGAGGAGCAGCGGCGTCTCGATCGCGCCCTCGGCGAGCCGAACGATCTCGAAGCCGGCGCGACGCTGGACGAGTCGCGCACGGTGCCGGACCGCATGTTCCCGGCGATCAGCAACACGGGGTGGAACCCGCCCGATCCGACGCTCGCCGTCGGACCATCGCACGTGGTCGTCACGGTGAACTCCGACATCGCGTTCTATGACAAGGCCACGGGCGCCGAACAGTTCCGAGTGCGCCTGGGGAGCCAGGGCTCACCGGGGTTCTTCGAGCCCGAGGGCGCGAGCACGTTCTGCTTCGATCCCAAGGTGGTCTATGACCATCTCGCGCAGCGGTTCGTCGTTGTGTGCCTCGAGAAGTATGGCACGACCGAGGCCTGGGTGGACCTTGCCGTCTCCGACGACAGCGATCCCAACGGCGTGTGGTACCGCTATCGCACGGATGCCGTCATCGACATCGGGACGAACCTCGTATGGTGGGACTATCCGGGCCTTGGCTACGACCAGAGCGCGTACTACGTGACGTCGAATCTCTTCTCGCTGACGGACGGCGGGAGTTTCGGCGGCGTGGGATTCCGTATCTTCGACAAGGCGCCTCTTCTCACGGGTGGGACGGCAACCCACCTCACGATCCGCGAATCGGGGATCTCGACGCTGATGCCGATGCTGCACTTTGGCGCGACCCTCGCCGATGCGCCAGGGAACGTCGCGGCGTTCTTCGCACGCATCCAGAACTCCACAAGCGTGCGCTTCTACGCGATGTCAAACCCGCTCACCACGCCGACGCTGACCTCCATAAACGTCACGACGCCGGCGTACGTTGGCGCGATCACCGCCCCGACGATCAACGGGACGGAACTCTCCAACTCGGGGATCATGATGCCCACGTGGCGCGCGGGTAAAGTCGTGATGGTGAACAACGCGTCCATCAACGGGCGGAACGTCGCGCGATGGCACGAGTTCGCGACCGGTTCATGGCCAACATCGGGCGGCGTGACGCGCGTCCAGTCGGGCGACATCGACGCGGGGCTGGACTATCACACGCTCTTCCCCTCGATCGCGATCAACGGCGCCGGCGATATGGGCGTCGTTGTCGGGCGCACGAGCGAGAGCGAGCGCGTCGGCGTCGCGATCGCGGGCCGGCGCGCCACCGACCCGACGGGGCGTATGGGCGTCCCCGTGCTCGTGAAGCCCGGCGAGCGCGACGGAGGCGGTCGCTGGGGTGATTACCAGGCCGTCGTCGTCGATCCCGCGGACGACACCACCTTCTGGGCCGTCGGCGAATACAACCGCTCATCGGCATCCGGCGGCGGGTGGCACACGTGGGTCGCCTCGTTCCAGGTCGCGGACCAGAGCCTCTGTCATCCCATCGCGGACGATCTCGGCCCAATCCAGTTCGTCGCTCCCGCGACCGTCGACGTTCTCGCCAACGACTGGCACTCGACCGGGCAGACCCTCTCGATTCTTTCCTTTGACGCGGCGAGCGCGCAAGGCGGCACGATCGTCCGCAGCATCGGGACAGGCCCGGGCGGACGCGATCAACTGGTGTACACGCCGCCATCGGCCTTGCCCGCGAGCGCGACGGATTCGTTCGCGTACACCGTCTCGGACGGCCTTGGAGGGAGCGCCTCGTCCACGGTCGTGACGCACCTGTACAACCCCGCGATGTATCGGAACCCCGACGCCCTTGGCGCCAGCACGCTTGGCGTGCACGTGGACTATTACAACCTCGGAGCTTCGCTGACGACCTTGCCCGACTTTGCCACGCTCACACCGTCGTCGAGCGACACGGTGGCGCAGATCAACTATCCGTCGACCTCCGCGGCGTTCGCGACGTCGGGCCTTCTCGACAATGTCGGCGCCGTCTTTGAGGGATACGTGGATGTTCCCGCGACCGACCTCTACACGTTCTACACCAACAGCGACGACGGCTCGACGCTCTCCCTGGGCAACACGCTCCTCGTCGACAACGACGGCACGCACGGCATGCGCGAGTACGCCAGCCCGCTCATCGGTCTGAAACAGGGGACACACCGCGTGCGAGTGGAGTTCTTCGACGCCGGGGGGAACCAGGGGCTGATCGTAAGTCTCGCGGGGCAATCGCTCGCCAAGCAGGTGATCCCCGCCTCGCGATGGAAACTGAGCGTTCCCTGCGTCGCCGACGTGGACGACGGCTCAGGCGGCGGCACACCCGACGGCGGCGTCACGATCGACGACCTCCTCTACTACGTCTTCGTCTTCAACCTCGGCCTCACCCGCGCCGACATCGACAACGGCACCGGCACGGGCACCCCCGACGGCGGCGTGACGATCGATGATCTGCTGTACTTCCTCGCCCGATTCAACGCGGGGTGCTGACCAATCTGGTTGGATCTCGCGTGACGGCGTTCGCGTGATGGAGCTCGGTCGACGCGATCGCCACAACTCGTCCGTTACTTTTTTCGTACCACCGTGTAGTGCGCGTAAGTCTCCTTGGCGGCCTCCTCTTTCGGCTTGCCCTCGTCGTACTCCAGAGCCTTCCAGCATCCAAGCACCCACGTCTGGTCGTCCCCGTCGAACGTGATCACTTCAAACCCAGCGGCGGCGTACTGCTCGCGTGTGAATGGACTCCGGCCATCGGCCATCGGAAGGTACGGCTTGGTTGGGTCATCGGAAGGCGACTGGGCCGGACAGATGTTGTAGATGATGAAGAGTCCGCCGGGCTTGAGAGCCGCGTGCACCGCGGCGAGGAACGTCTCGTCGTCCACCCCGAGCTTGACGAGCATCCTCTCGTCCACCGTCTTGCCCGCGGGTGGTTCGGGGTGGACATAGCCCCTCTTGAGCGTGTTCTTGCTCGTGACGACGTCGAAAGTCCCGTCGCGACCGTGTGACGCGATGTGCTTCGTGAGTTCCTGGTACGCCGGCCATTGGCCGGTGTGCAGGAAGACGGTCTGTGGCCCTGTGCCGACGCGCACGTCCGTCTCATTCGAGTACAGCGCCTCAAAGAGCGGCTCGATCTCCACGCCGTGGACCTCCGCGCCGCGCTGAGACATCAGTCGCAGGTGCCCGATGGTTCCGTACCCGAAATCGAGCACGCGCTTCCCGTCGAGCGATGGCACGCCATGCAATCCCATCAGGTCCACGACACGCGAGTAGACCAGCGGCGAGCCATAGCCTGTGTAGTAGTAGAACTCCGGGGTGCAGACTCGTGGCCTGTACGTGGCGCGTTCCTCTTCCGAGAGCGTCTCCCATGTCGCGGCGGTGATCGCCGATCCCGGCTTTCGGTATACCGTGCGCGACTCGACCACGGGAAGGTCGCCCGCTGCCGCGAGAAACTCGCGGGCGACGCCGGATTCCACGAGCGGCGTGAGCAACGCGGCTTCCGCGACGAGTTGCTTGACGACCTCGGCACCGTCCTTTGGCGCTGGTGGTGCTGGAGGCGTCGGATCCTTCGCCTCGTGCGTGGGTGAGGCCGGGGGCTTCGCGTTCGGCGAGGCATCCGCCGGCTGGGCGAGGATGCCGCACATC encodes:
- a CDS encoding F0F1 ATP synthase subunit alpha, translating into MKIKTDEIASIIKQEIEKFSSELEVSEVGRVVEIGDGIARIYGLSKAMAGELLEFQTAEGAVMGQVFNLEEDTVGAVIYGDYLLVKEGDMVKSTGRLLEVPVGEALLGRVVDPLGRPLDDRGPIQSSEFRKVDIIAPGIAERQPVTEPLQTGIKAIDAMIPIGKGQRELIIGDRKTGKTAVAIDTIINQKQYWGTKDAVVCIYVAVGQKESTVAGVVETLRKNGAMDYTIVVSASASTPAPMQYIAPYTGCTMGEFFMWQGKHAGSNQPKHALCIYDDLSKQAVAYRQLSLLLRRPPGREAYPGDVFYLHSRLLERATKLSDENGAGSLTALPIIETQEGDVSAYIPTNVISITDGQIYLEGELFFTGVRPAINVGISVSRVGGNAQVKAMKKISGSLRLDLAAARELEAFAQLGTELDKATQRQLDRGRRMVELLKQGQYTPFNVVDQIVSIYAGTKGFLDDIPVDRVREFEDGLLSHLQGVAKPVYDELAQKKAIDGELEKKLDSAINAFKAGFKK